The Naumovozyma dairenensis CBS 421 chromosome 11, complete genome genome includes a window with the following:
- the QCR10 gene encoding ubiquinol--cytochrome-c reductase subunit 10 (similar to Saccharomyces cerevisiae QCR10 (YHR001W-A); ancestral locus Anc_2.520), with amino-acid sequence MVTYTSKINTKANPFLGRLSLRSLVAYTPNLWLWGGASLFGMFVFVEGWPTFQTEIFSKIPIFGSHWIKEAPAVEGEVEE; translated from the exons ATGGTAACA tatacatcaaaaataaatacgAAAGCGAACCCATTTTTGGGAAGATTATCATTAAGAAGTTTAGTAGCATATACACCTAATTTATGGCTATGGGGTGGTGcatcattatttggtaTGTTTGTGTTTGTTGAAGGTTGGCCAACTTTCCAAACTGAAATATTTAGTAAGATCCCAATTTTTGGTTCTCATTGGATAAAGGAAGCTCCTGCTGTCGAAGGTGAGGtagaagaataa